GCCACCGGACGCGGACGCGGGCGCAACCACGGACCACCGCGCGGCGGGCGGCTCCGCGCCCCGCGCGGGGACGCCCGCCGCGCGGTGCGCGCTAAGGCGCGGCGCGGCTCGGACCGTCACGAGTCGCGGTCAGCGGCCGTGGCGTGCAGATGTCGGGACACGCCCTGGCGGTCTGCCCGATCCGCACCTGGGCCGGCTTCTCCTTCAAGGTGACCGTCACGGCGAAGGTCACGACGTTGTTCTCGGTCGTCGGCGCGCTGTCGATCGCAGCGACCTCGCCCTGGGTCGTGACGCCCGACAGCGCCGCGAAGGTGACCGTCGCCGCCTGCCCCACCTTGAGCTTGGTGGCGTCCGCCTCGGTGAACTTGCCCGTGACCTGGACCGCTCCCGGATCGGCGAGCTCGATGAAGCCGCTCGACGAGGAGTTGGCGGACCCCGAGGAACCCGAAGACGCAGAGGACCCCGAGGCTGATTCCCCGACGCTGCCGTTGACGGCGGTGACCGTCCCGTCGAACGGCGCGTGCAGGACGGTCCCGTCGAGGGCCCGCTGGGCCGCGCTCACCGCGTTTTTGGCCTGCACGTAGCTCGCGTTGCCCTGCGCGGTACTGGTGTCGCCGTCGGCGGCCACGGCCAACTGCGCCTTGGCGGAATCGAGCTCCTCCTGCGCCTCGGTCCGGTCCAGCTCGGCCAGCCTCTGCCCCTTCTTCACCGTGGCACCGACCGCGACGTGGACCTTCGACACGGTGCCCGAGCCGCTGAAGGCCAGCGCCCGCTTCGTCGCGCTCTCCACCGCACCGGACGCCGCCACCGAAGCGGTCAGATCACCCCGCATCACAGCCGTGGTCCTGGTGGTGGCCGAGGCCGTGGCCCCGTCGTCGCCGAGCGACACGTACGCGAAGCCGATGCCCCCGGCCAGCAGCACGGCCAGCGTGCCGTTGACCAGGAGAGCCCGGCCTCTCATCACAGATCCCATGGGTCGCAAGGCTGGCCCGGGCACCTGTGGCCTCAATAGCGGTTACATGTGAATCTGCCATGAGGCACGTGCTGTGCACCCCTGCCGTGCCACTGCCTCAATGGGGCATGTCCGACATCCTCACCGATGCCGCGGCCGTCATCCCGTTCTACGCGGCTTTCCTTGTCGTCATGGCGCTCGCCGTGGAACTCGACCACTGGGTACCCACGTGCCGTGCCCTTCACGTGCG
Above is a genomic segment from Streptomyces sp. NBC_01233 containing:
- a CDS encoding efflux RND transporter periplasmic adaptor subunit; the protein is MRGRALLVNGTLAVLLAGGIGFAYVSLGDDGATASATTRTTAVMRGDLTASVAASGAVESATKRALAFSGSGTVSKVHVAVGATVKKGQRLAELDRTEAQEELDSAKAQLAVAADGDTSTAQGNASYVQAKNAVSAAQRALDGTVLHAPFDGTVTAVNGSVGESASGSSASSGSSGSANSSSSGFIELADPGAVQVTGKFTEADATKLKVGQAATVTFAALSGVTTQGEVAAIDSAPTTENNVVTFAVTVTLKEKPAQVRIGQTARACPDICTPRPLTATRDGPSRAAP